One Catharus ustulatus isolate bCatUst1 chromosome 2, bCatUst1.pri.v2, whole genome shotgun sequence genomic window carries:
- the LOC117009975 gene encoding organic solute transporter subunit alpha-like has protein sequence MESEGNGTLGTSCGSSEPPYAEELLRSLDLPGRFLFATLTLMTLIAILVFIEEAVYIYRKIPSSKRSIIIWINAAAPVISTTSCIGMWIPRSGMFTDFTAGIFFAIVIHKFLIMMIKECGGQKVLLRRFENGHFTISTGPCCCCCLCLPRVPITRKALFWLKLSTFQFAVFRPVLVFLSIVLWTNDNYVVYNLSPKGPALWISCIVGALTLFALWAVGIMFRKVRILLKCKNIIPKFALYQFIVILNHLQITIINMLATQKIIPCAPPLSSTVRGSYIAHQLLIMEMFLITVISRVVYRRKYHDLEPPECVAEEPTDKKQTPKIILNGAVVEDVLTKV, from the exons ATGGAGAGCGAGGGGAACGGGACCCTGGGCACGTCCTGCGGCTCCAGCGAGCCGCCCTACGCGGAGGAGCTTCTCCGGA gcCTTGACCTACCAGGGAGATTTCTCTTTGCAACCTTGACTCTGATGACGCTCATTGCCATTCTGGTGTTTATAGAGGAAGCAGTCTACATCTACAGGAAAATCCCCTCCTCCAAAAGATCAATCATAATTTGGATTAATGCTGCAGCTCCA GTGATCTCTACTACTTCATGCATTGGCATGTGGATTCCTCGCTCAGGAATGTTTACAGATTTCACAGCAGGAAT ATTTTTTGCCATAGTTATCCACAAGTTCCTGATTATGATGATTAAAGAGTGTGGAGGCCAGAAGGTGCTCCTCAGACGGTTTGAAAATGGTCACTTCACCATCAGCACcggcccctgctgctgctgctgcctctgcctccctcGTGTGCCCATCACCAG GAAAGCCCTCTTTTGGCTGAAGCTGAGCACCTTCCAGTTTGCTGTCTTTCGGCCTGTGCTCGTATTTTTATCGATAGTACTTTGGACTAATGACAATTATGTCGTGTACAAT TTGTCTCCCAAAGGACCTGCACTATGGATCAGCTGCATTGTTGGTGCCCTCACCCTTTTTGCTCTGTGGGCAGTAGGAATCATGTTCCGAAAAGTTAGGATTCTCCTTAAGTGTAAGAACATTATCCCAAAGTTTGCTCTTTATCAG TTTATTGTCATTCTGAACCACCTGCAGATCACTATTATCAACATGCTTGCTACACAAAAAATCATTCCCTGTGCTCCACCACTCTCCTCTACAGTAAGAGGATCAT ataTAGCCCATCAGCTGCTCATCATGGAAATGTTTCTGATAACCGTAATCTCAAGAGTGGTCTATCGGAGAAAATACCATGACCTAGAGCCTCCAGAGTGTGTGGCTGAAGAACCCACGGACAAGAAGCAGACTCCTAAGATTATCCTGAATGGTGCAGTTGTTGAAGATGTATTGACAAAGGTTTAG